One Rhineura floridana isolate rRhiFlo1 chromosome 14, rRhiFlo1.hap2, whole genome shotgun sequence genomic region harbors:
- the CTXND1 gene encoding cortexin domain-containing 1 protein isoform X2: MHRNLQFHDTHQTVVQRWKELKDLSILAWIKNVWNIALLEKITRLLRLSRRSQPEPIFVKSRCYEAKEQSHQTLRGPFGRSRVYDKETLLTGPSCISGIQ, from the exons ATGCAcagaaatttacaatttcatgaca CACATCAGACGGTGGTACAAAGATGGAAAGAATTAAAAGATTTGAGTATATTGGCATGGATAAAAAATGTATGGAACATTGCCTTATTAGAGAAAATTACCCGTTTACTTCGCCTCTCTCGAAG GTCTCAGCCTGAACCAATCTTTGTGAAGTCTCGATGTTATGAAGCCAAGGAGCAAAGCCACCAAACATTAAG AGGCCCTTTTGGCCGATCCAGGGTGTATGACAAGGAAACACTCCTTACAGGCCCATCCTGTATATCAG GTATACAATGA
- the CTXND1 gene encoding cortexin domain-containing 1 protein isoform X1, giving the protein MHRNLQFHDTHQTVVQRWKELKDLSILAWIKNVWNIALLEKITRLLRLSRRLEKKDNFNATCWEFIAYVLECDLQGHLSVAARYIWSQPEPIFVKSRCYEAKEQSHQTLRGPFGRSRVYDKETLLTGPSCISGIQ; this is encoded by the exons ATGCAcagaaatttacaatttcatgaca CACATCAGACGGTGGTACAAAGATGGAAAGAATTAAAAGATTTGAGTATATTGGCATGGATAAAAAATGTATGGAACATTGCCTTATTAGAGAAAATTACCCGTTTACTTCGCCTCTCTCGAAGGTTGGAAAAGAAAGACAATTTCAATGCTACATGCTGGGAATTTATTGCATATGTTTTGGAGTGTGATTTACAAGGACATTTGTCAGTTGCAGCAAGATATATATG GTCTCAGCCTGAACCAATCTTTGTGAAGTCTCGATGTTATGAAGCCAAGGAGCAAAGCCACCAAACATTAAG AGGCCCTTTTGGCCGATCCAGGGTGTATGACAAGGAAACACTCCTTACAGGCCCATCCTGTATATCAG GTATACAATGA
- the CTXND1 gene encoding cortexin domain-containing 1 protein isoform X3 yields MEGPTPEPVFVDVDKGLTLACFVFLCLFLIVMIIRCAKVIMDPYSAIPTSTWEEQHLDD; encoded by the coding sequence ATGGAAGGACCAACACCCGAACCCGTCTTTGTCGACGTGGACAAAGGACTAACATTAGCATGCTTTGTCTTCCTTTGCCTCTTCCTGATTGTCATGATTATTCGCTGCGCAAAAGTCATCATGGACCCTTACAGCGCCATCCCGACGTCCACGTGGGAGGAGCAGCACCTGGATGACTGA